A segment of the Acidimicrobiales bacterium genome:
ACTGCCAAGGCCGTCGTTCGGAGCGCCGAGCCGACCTGGGCCGGCGTGAGCGAGCCCTGCGCGTCGAGCAGCAGGGCGCCGGCCGCCGCCGCGTGCGGTGCAGCGGCGGAGGTGCCACAGAAGCGGTGGGGCGGCGGGGACCCGGGTGGGAAGAACGAGTTCTGTACGCAGTCGGTGGCTGCCAGGTCGGGCTTGGCGACCACGACGGGAGACGCCAGCGCCGTGGTGCTCGGAACCGGGTCGAACAGATAGGTCATCGGTCCGCGCGACGAGTAGGGCTCGACGACGGCCGCGTTGTTGTACGGCACGGCGCCCACGGACACGGCGCCGGTGGCGCCGCTGTGGCCCCACACGGTCGGGCCGAAGATGTCGGTGCCCGACGTGGTGGAGTACTCGACACTCGACGGGTCGTCGCCGCCGTGGATCCACTTGAAGCGCACACCAGCACCGCTGAACCGGCCGACCACCACGTTGACGACCCGCGAATTGGCGCCGGTGTTCTCCCAGCCGGCGAGCTCGAACGGCCGCTGGGTGCCACCCGCACCGGCGTTGTCGTCGACCCCACATCCGAGGGCCGTCCCGCTGCCGGCGTCGAGGATGCAGATGTCGTAGTCGGTCGTCACGCCACCGCGGGGCTGCGCCCACTGCAGGTCGAGCAGGAGCGTCTTTCCGCTCGGGACGGTCATCTGATACGTGGCGTCGGTGCCCGCGGTGGTGAAGTTGTGGCAGTCGAGGTACCCGACGAACAGCGCCGGGCACGTGGCACCCCGGTAGGCGAGCGCCTCGTAGGAGCCGACGTCGGCCCCGCCGAGGACGACGTTGGAGTTGCCAGCGGCCGCGAAGTACGACACGCCGTTGGCTCGGGCGTTGTTGACCGACACCGCCACCGGGCCGTCCTGGTAGAACGGCTCGGTGTAGTAGGTGACGTCGTCGACCATCACCTTCGCGCCGGCATTGGCCAGCGCCGTGATGTTGTTGGCGAACGAGGTCTCGCTCACGAAGGCGGTGGCGAACGAGATGCCGGCCCCGGGAGCGAGGTCGTGCACGATCTGCGCCATGGCCCGCCCCTCGTCCTGGTTCGGGGAATCAGGGTCGGTCGGGGCGTTGTCGGCCAGCACGGTGACCGGGGTCGTCCGGCCGCACGGGTTGGCGGCGCCGGGCAGGTCGCCGGCGGCCACGTCGTCGGCCGGGCTGGTGGCTTCGCCCTGGGCGCGGTCGAACGAGTCCGACAGGATCCCCACGGTGATGCCCGATCCGTCGAACCCGTAGGTCGAGCGGGCCTGATTGGCCTTCAGCTGCACGTCTCCCTCGGACACCACCGGAGCGCACGCCCGCCGCACCGGCGTCACGACCTCACTGACGTTGCGCACGACGTCGAGGCCGGCCAGACCCTCGAGCCGGCGAACCGGGACCGCGACCGTGACGGTGTGGAAGGCGTCACCGCTGACGGCGCGCACGTCCGCTCCGGCCGCCGCCAGCACCTGGACGGCCCCGGCGAAGCGCTCCGGGTACACGTCGACGTCCACCACCACGCGCCCGTCGTCCAGACTGCGAACGCCGCCGCTGCGGGCGCTGGGGAGGTTCGTGACGGGAAGGCCCGCCGGGGCGGCCCGGCCGCCGGCTGCTCGCGCCAGCGCGGCGAGGCGGGCGGACAGCTTCCCGGTGTCGGGCCTGCGGTCTCCCGGGGCCGGCTGCCCGGTGGCGCCGGCCGAGCCGCTCACGGCCAGCGCCGCGGCGACGAGGGCACCGACGGCAACGAGGACGGGCACCACGCGACGCACCCGACGGCGCCGGCCTGGTGCGTCCGGTCGGTGGTCACGATGTCTTCGCACGGCTCAACTTCCCGCTCCGGCGACCCGGCCGCCGGCGAACCGTCGGCGATCCTGCGGTCGGGCTCCGTGTCCCCCGTCGCTACGTCCTAGCTCATCCGCATCGCTGCGGGAGCGACCGTACTCTCGGTGGAGCGGGCCCGCCCGCTCCACCGAGGCGGCCGTCGTCAGTCCAGCTTGGGGCCGCGCCCGCCGGTGGGCTTGGCGCCCTCCATCCCCTCGTCTCCCTCCAGCTTGCCGCCGCGCTGCTCGGGATCCTCGACCTCGGGGTCGTCGGTCATCGGCTGCTTGGTGTCGGGGTCGACCTTGGGCATGACACGTCCTCCTGATCGGATCGTCGTACCCCTCCGTTGTGCCCCCGCGCCGGGCCCGGCAATCCCCGTCCCCACGACGCAGACCCGCCGGAGGCGTGACCCCTGCGTCCCCATCCGGCGCCGTGCAGGGGCGACTCGGGCCAGAATGACGGCCGGAGGAGGGAGCCAGGGTGATGAGCGACGACGGCCGGACGGGTGAAGGGAGCATCACGGTGCAGGCGGCGGCGCCCGCGGTCTGGGCGCTGGTGACCGACATCACGCGCATGGGCGAGTGGAGCCCCGAGAACGAGCGCGGTGAGTGGATCGACGGCGCCACCGGCCCCGCCGTCGGTGCCCGCTTCAAGGGCTACAACCGCCGCGGCAAGTCGAAGTGGTCGACCACGTGCGAGGTCACGGAAGCCGAGCCGGGCCGCAGCTTCGTGTTCGTCACGGGCGGCAGAGCCAAGCCGGGCACGTGGTGGCGCTACCGGTTCGAGGCGGTGGCCGGCGGCACGCTCGTCACCGAATCGTTCGAGATGACCAAGCCCCTGGGCCGCTTCGAGCGGCTGGTCACCAAGGTCACCACCGGCGTCAGCGACCGGCGGGCCGACATGGAGCAGGGCGTCAACGCCACGCTGGCCGCCCTCAAGAAGGCGGCCGAGCAGGGCGGCGACCACGGCAGCGCGGGACGGAGCCCCTCGTGAACAGCAGCCTCCACCGCCAGGTCGTCGAGATCGTGCGCGACCGCGGACTGGTCCGACTGCCCGAACCGGTGGTGCTGGCGTCGGGCCAGACCAGCCGCGACTTCGTGGACGGCAAGGCCGCCCTCCGCCGGGGCGCCGACCTCGAGCTGGCCTGCCGGGCGGTGCTCGACGTGGTGGCCGGGACGGCGTTCGATGCCGTGGGCGGCCTCACCATGGGCGCCGACCACCTCGCGCACGGCGTCGCCATCCTGTCGGGGAGCGAGTGGTTCGTCGTTCGCAAGGAACCGAAGGGTCGAGGGACGAACAAGCTCGTCGAGGGAGCTCAGGTCGGTCCCGGCACAAAGGTGCTGCTGGTGGACGACGCCGTCACGTCGGGCGGCTCCATCCAGAAGGCGCACGATGCCATCGTCGCCACCGGTGCCGCCGTCGTGGCGGCAGTCACGCTGGTGGATCGCGGCGAGGTCGCGGCGCCCTACTTCAAGGAGAAGGGGATCCCGTACGCGGCCCTCGTCACCTACCGCGACCTCGGCATCGAGCCGGTGGGCGGAGGCCTCGTCCCCGCGTAGTGGCGGCGTCCCGGCCGGGCACGGCGCGAGCGGCCGGTATTCTTGCTGCCCCCGATGCACCTCGATCCGCAACTCGCCTTCCAGCCGTCACTGCTCGACGACGGGCAGTCCACTGGCATCGACATGGACGCGGCCTTCAGCCACCTCAGCCGGATCCAGCTGGACTCGACGTCGTGGGTCGACCACCAGCCCGGCTGGGTCCACGGGTCCGACCGGCTGTTCGCCGACCTGGTGGCGGGCGCCGAGTGGAACCAGCGGTCCCGGCACATGTACGGCCGGGTGGTGGCCGAGCCGAGGCTCACGTCGTGGTGGCGCTCGTCGTCCGGGCGCCCCCTGGAGCCGGCCGTCCTCGAGCGCATGCGCCGCCTGCTGTCGGAGCGCTACGGCGTCGAACTCGACTCCATGGGGCTCAACCTGTACCGGGACGGCCAAGACAGCGTGGCCTGGCACGGCGACCGCATCGCCAAGCACGTCGCCGAGCCGCTGGTGGCGATCGTCTCCGTCGGCGAGCCCCGCACGTTCCTGCTGCGACCCGCACCGGGG
Coding sequences within it:
- a CDS encoding S8 family serine peptidase, whose translation is MVPVLVAVGALVAAALAVSGSAGATGQPAPGDRRPDTGKLSARLAALARAAGGRAAPAGLPVTNLPSARSGGVRSLDDGRVVVDVDVYPERFAGAVQVLAAAGADVRAVSGDAFHTVTVAVPVRRLEGLAGLDVVRNVSEVVTPVRRACAPVVSEGDVQLKANQARSTYGFDGSGITVGILSDSFDRAQGEATSPADDVAAGDLPGAANPCGRTTPVTVLADNAPTDPDSPNQDEGRAMAQIVHDLAPGAGISFATAFVSETSFANNITALANAGAKVMVDDVTYYTEPFYQDGPVAVSVNNARANGVSYFAAAGNSNVVLGGADVGSYEALAYRGATCPALFVGYLDCHNFTTAGTDATYQMTVPSGKTLLLDLQWAQPRGGVTTDYDICILDAGSGTALGCGVDDNAGAGGTQRPFELAGWENTGANSRVVNVVVGRFSGAGVRFKWIHGGDDPSSVEYSTTSGTDIFGPTVWGHSGATGAVSVGAVPYNNAAVVEPYSSRGPMTYLFDPVPSTTALASPVVVAKPDLAATDCVQNSFFPPGSPPPHRFCGTSAAAPHAAAAGALLLDAQGSLTPAQVGSALRTTALAVGTAPASAVGAGLIDARAALGTLAAAPAFTSASAVTFTAGVTGSFLVTASGVPRPTITLTGGTLPSGVSYNTVTGTLSGSPAAGTTGSYVLTFTAANGVGAPVSQTFTLTVSETAPAASIGDAAVQEGAAGTTANLTFTVTLTAVSAGGASVRYATANGTATAPGDYTTTAGTLTIPAGQRTGTINVPVVGDGAAEGAETLSVTLTDPVGVTLADATGVGTIVDDDAPSVPARNGYWLVASDGGIFAFGDTRFFGSTGAIKLNKPIVGMAATPAGDGYWLVASDGGIFAFGAAGFYGSTGAIKLNKPIVGMSPTPTGKGYWLVATDGGVFAFGDANFLGSTGAITLNKPIVAMSPTPAGTGYRLVANDGGVFAFGDALFAGST
- a CDS encoding phosphoribosyltransferase family protein, with translation MNSSLHRQVVEIVRDRGLVRLPEPVVLASGQTSRDFVDGKAALRRGADLELACRAVLDVVAGTAFDAVGGLTMGADHLAHGVAILSGSEWFVVRKEPKGRGTNKLVEGAQVGPGTKVLLVDDAVTSGGSIQKAHDAIVATGAAVVAAVTLVDRGEVAAPYFKEKGIPYAALVTYRDLGIEPVGGGLVPA
- a CDS encoding alpha-ketoglutarate-dependent dioxygenase AlkB, with the protein product MLPPMHLDPQLAFQPSLLDDGQSTGIDMDAAFSHLSRIQLDSTSWVDHQPGWVHGSDRLFADLVAGAEWNQRSRHMYGRVVAEPRLTSWWRSSSGRPLEPAVLERMRRLLSERYGVELDSMGLNLYRDGQDSVAWHGDRIAKHVAEPLVAIVSVGEPRTFLLRPAPGNDDVPAGGRRSLSFDLGRGDLLVTGGACQRRWQHTVPKVAQAGPRISITFRHGLDPRAYPDSSESGGSGPDPA
- a CDS encoding SRPBCC family protein, with translation MSDDGRTGEGSITVQAAAPAVWALVTDITRMGEWSPENERGEWIDGATGPAVGARFKGYNRRGKSKWSTTCEVTEAEPGRSFVFVTGGRAKPGTWWRYRFEAVAGGTLVTESFEMTKPLGRFERLVTKVTTGVSDRRADMEQGVNATLAALKKAAEQGGDHGSAGRSPS